CCCATTAGCCTCTGACAAGTGGCCCAAATCTGTCAGTTTTTGTTAGATCAACTTGCACATCCGTCATTAATAGCTCTAGTGAACAAATGTTGTTTTGTTCGCCGGAAGGGCGAGGAACGAGCTTGGGTCGCCCATGCATGATGCCTTTTTTCTCACCATCATTTCGGAGCAGTTGGTTACACACCGGTTTCACCCTTCACATCTCGCTTCATTTCGTGCAAGTCATCTCTTAGTGGTAGCCGCTttcattcttttcttcttgggATGAAGTCTTATTTTCCAAACCTACGACAACATGTTAGGGCAGATAGCCAAAAGTGGCCAATCAACTTAAAAGACAACGGTTTTGACTCATTGCGTCAAACAGTCAGGAAGTTCAAAATCATGAAATCGACGGCTCACAAGCACGATGAGACGAGAGAGCTCATGGACACCCAGTTTTAGTGTCCTAATTATAAACTAAGTATCTAGAGAACATTGATAGACACCACCAGTCTTTGGCACTCAGGTGTTCCTCTTGACTCAATTTCACAGTTGATCTCTAGTTACTCTTTACACGATAATGTTTGAACCAAAGAaatactctctctgatcctaaattcttactcaaatttgcccaaatttagatacacgtaatatttcaacaacaattttgGATCGGGAGGAGTACTTCGTAATACGGGGCAGTACAAATCTATCACCACGAATTCTGAAACGACCTGCATCTGGAATCCGATGAAACATGTATTTTTCTGCCGGGACGCCGGCTTTCTCGCTATCCAGAAGCCAGCAACCATTTCGGAAGAACGGAAATGGTAGGCGTTTCTTTTCATTTCTAGACACGGATGAAACAGGAAACTGTCCTTGGAAGACACACCAACCAACCCCAATCGATATGTTCCAAAAATGAACGGGGGACCAGGCTGCTGCTTCGACTTGGTTATCACAGGATCATCAAATGATTCCTTTTCCAAACAGTGGCCTagcaacaacaataataatggctTAAGACAAATATTAAGACGCGGCCAGCAGAACTTTACAATATGTGTCAGGGAAAGAAGCAGTGCTCAACGTACAAAGATTCTGTTGCTGAGCATTTGTGTTTGTCAGTCGATTGAGCCATATGATCGAGACATATGAAGACCGTTTATGAAGATTCTGTTGCACAAAATGCAACCAATCCTGGTGCCACGGCCAGGCCCGGTGCTTGGGGCTGTAGCACCAGCCACCAGTCCAGCCCGACAGTAGTTTGGAGGGCATGAAAGTCATTCGGCCCACTGGGCTATCTGAAGAATATGTTTAGCAGGTCAAGGCTCGCCTAAGGTCCTATAGAACGAAGGAATAACATGTGAATTTTGCAGAGTATGATTCGTCCAGGAAAAGTTTCTATAATTAAGTTTGGAACAAACGATTGCCTTATCTTCCTGGCTATTCCATCGCAAgttcaaagaaaacaaacatacGACCTGATGTTTTTCATTCCTGTCATCCAAACGGCACTTTTCAAAGTATCCTAAATCCATCGCACATGACACATCAAAATTCTAGTGTTTTCGAGTTCCTGAGCTCCACGGTCCACAGAAAACAGTAGTTTCCTGAGCAGAAAGCCTATTTGCACGACATCAATTGGTATTGGTGGGAGTACTCATGATGACAAACAAGTCAGCACAAGCATGTGGCAATCATCTGGAGACCCCGAGTAGTTGTTTCTACACAGATGGGCAAAACTGCTGCTTCTGGCACCTATTAATCGCTTGGCGTGTATCAAATGTCTGGTTTGAACTGGAACACGATGTTGTAACGACAGGTTTCAACTAATGAcgcttcctcttcttcccacCTTTCTGGTGTTTTCTTCGCCCTGCACCCTTGCCACGAGGTTCACTTGAACCACCACCATCGTCCTTGTCTCCATCGAACAGCATGTTCATTCCGAGGTCGAATCCATCAGTCAGGCCTTCTAACCTGTATACAGAAACAGCTCAACTAAGCACTTTGGTTGGGTAAAGTTGCAAGATCCCTAAGGACAAGCTCAGCTTAAAGCAACCAAAGCTATCATCATGCGTTAATGTGGCTAATGGGTTTTCTTTTTAAGGGGCTAACTGCACACAATCTAAATTATAAAACATACCCATGAAGTTTGTTCTTCATCTGCTTCTCTATATACTTCTCACGTTTGGTTACCGGAGCTCGAGTGAACAACTCCTCTTCTGCCTTTTCTTGCTTCTCTCTCTGCCGCATATAATTCACAAATTCTTTGCTTTCATCACCCACTGTTTCCTTCCACTGCAAAATTGCACGCACAGGTTACTTAGCTTGAGAGTAGCACATCAAATAGCTTACTCTACATCTAACCAAGTAGCTAAGTattcaaaagaagaagaaaaatagacGAACCTCTTCTGGTCtatcagcagcagcatcaataATCTCTTTGAGATAAGGATTTTCTTTTGCACTACGTGCTAATGCTATATCTCTCCTTGAAGCGTCTTTACTACGCTTATCAACCGCGGGCACAAGTTTCGGAGGACGGTATATACCATCATTGCCCTGAAGTCAAGCAGTTACAACATCAGACATATGAGTTTGCATAACCTTAACAGTATACACTAGTCATGAAAACTGAACTGTTCATTACTGCTGTAAAACATACGAACCTAATCTACAGTGTTAATAGGAATAGTGCCTTAAAAGTACACTCCAACCATTAGCAATATAAGGCATTATATAACCAACGATCAGTGGTATCCACAGAAGCAATAATATATTACTGTTGACTTACAACAAGACATAAACCCAGTAAAGATAGTTCAGAGAACCAAAATATCATCTCAAGTAGTCACGCAGCAACTTAATTTGATTATACAATTTGGGTTAGAAATTTATCACTCCAAATGACAACTATATATACACAAAACAACCTGGTGAGGATAAGCAGATTACATCTCTGCAAATTCTGTATGATATATTGGTTCATGTTTAGGCTAAAGAAGCTGCTACATCAATGCAGATATTGATGATCACAATGTTTAAATGTAGTTTTGTGCATGTGTGCACATTATGACATTAGCAGATGTAACCGAAAATATCAGTTAGGaaagtgaaagaaaaacatcaCCTGTCCATTAGGAGCATACTTGGTATCCATCATATCCGGGTTTGGCCGATACTTCAACAGGTCTTCCTCATCCCGTTGCTCACCCTTCCCATTCACCTCAGCATCTGGCACCTTTTCCTGGGCAGCTGCACTATCTGCAGCATTGGTGAGCTTCTGGATCTGGTACTCCATCTTCTTGTCTATTGGGCGAATCTACCAGATAGAGTTCAACATAACACCATCCATTATGAGACAAATAACCAAGCAATTAAAGATTGACCACTTAATAATCAACACCACAGAGCACAAGCACACCTTCTCAAGAAATAGCCTAATCTCAACAAGGCTGCGCACGACAGGATGACCGTCCACCGAGAGCCCCTTCGCCTTGCGGAGCAGGTAGTAGACGAGGTCCTGGCAGTAGCTAAGCAGCAGGTGGTGCTTGGCCTCCAGATACCCGATCCCATCGCCTGTTGGCAGCTGGTTCTTCCTCACCTAACAAACACACCAACACACAGAGAAAAAAGGAACACAATTCTCAGTGTACGCCACGCGAACCAGCCAGAAGACTCCACTCGCTCCTCGTCCCATATTCCGTCCAGTGGATCCTCAACATCATTCCTATATACGGTATAAAGAGTGCGGGATAGGCTAAATATACCTTCCGGGTGAGGGACTCGACTTTGCTCCTGACGAGGTCGAGCCCGTCCTTCATCTCCTTCAAGGCGAGGAGCAGCTTCGGCGCGTCGTCGCTGCGAAAACCACAACCAAAATCCGTGTGAAATCCTTTCTAAACCAACCCTGCTGATTCCTCTGGTACGAAGAGTGCGAAGTGGCAGAGTCTAACACTGTATTCTTTTGGAGGGAGCTTACCGCACGAGGGCTTCGGTCTtcctctcgccgccggcttcggcggcggcggctgctgtcATCGCCAACAGCTACTTTCCCGAGGCAGGGATAGGGGTTAGGAATCACCGATTTGAGGAGGACGGAGGGGAGGCAGGCGCCGCCGCACAGACGAACCACAAGGCGccggggcagcggcggggaaggccgcggcgggcgccgacGAGGGGACGGGCGGAGGTTTACAGCAGAGCACAGGcaaaaaccctagctagcttcAGACCCGGCCAGGATAATACAGAGGGGATTTCCTTTCTGTTCCCAATTTTTTATGGGCTTCATtatgtcttttttgtttcgaAAATGGGCTCCAATTATGttcgttttttgttttgagggaGTCCAATTATGTTCGTAACCAAGTACGGAAGAGTACATCAGAGTCTAGCCCATTTGAGCCCACATGTTACCGGCCCAATTGTGAGGGAAGCTCTTTTCGGCTGGGGTGGGCGGGGGAAAGCGAGAAGGCGCGCGCGCCGGAAAATTTTCTGGCCGATCTGATCCAAAGCGCGAACGAACCGCTCCGAAATTTTCGCCCCGAAATTTTTGAAGCCAAGCCCGGCCGCGGGCGGCCTTTTCTTTTCGGCTCGATTTACCGTTCTGCCCTGACGTGCGTAGGAGtagtttctttttctcccgGGGCCGACGTGCTTAGTAGTTACATGGCATTTATTCTAAAAAAGAGTTGCTTGACATTTTTTGCATTGTTGGTTTGAGTAAATTGAATTTGTTTGCTTTCGAGCACGGAAGATACTGTTAGTACCCTGACCAATTGAGTTACaaaactactccgtattaaaaATTTCATGGTGCTACAACAAAAGTAACAATTAAGTTTACCACTATTAAATTTTCCATTTGCATTGTTGTCTGTGAAGTTGTTTGCTTTTGAGCACCGAGGATATTATTACCAGGATAAAATTCTATTAAGATTTGCAAGGTGATACGACATTTACCCCCATTAAAATTTCCATCCGCGTTAGTATTTGAGTAAATTAAATTGTTTGCTTTCAAGCACCAAGGATACTATTACCAAGATCAAAAGAGTTATCACCATAAAGATTTCCATGGCGATaggataaaaaataataactaAGTTTCCATTTTGGCAACACGTCAAAAAAATAACCGAGTTCATTACAAGCAAATAATAGAGAGAAACGGCCAACGGGTTTGAATTTACTGGTGGTGCATGTTACTTTGGAGGTGTTTCTGGAAACCCGTTAATTTCCCTGCCGAGATTCAGTTTAAGAAGGCCCATTGAGGTTCAGTtgaaggaaaataaataaaaattatacgCCAGAAAGTTCAAATCTTTACATAGTTTAGGATTAGGAGTAAAAAACTAAAAGTAATGTGTTTGCTGAATGAAAAACAATTTGAAAAACCACCATCG
The Brachypodium distachyon strain Bd21 chromosome 2, Brachypodium_distachyon_v3.0, whole genome shotgun sequence genome window above contains:
- the LOC100825288 gene encoding neuroguidin, which encodes MTAAAAAEAGGERKTEALVRDDAPKLLLALKEMKDGLDLVRSKVESLTRKVRKNQLPTGDGIGYLEAKHHLLLSYCQDLVYYLLRKAKGLSVDGHPVVRSLVEIRLFLEKIRPIDKKMEYQIQKLTNAADSAAAQEKVPDAEVNGKGEQRDEEDLLKYRPNPDMMDTKYAPNGQGNDGIYRPPKLVPAVDKRSKDASRRDIALARSAKENPYLKEIIDAAADRPEEWKETVGDESKEFVNYMRQREKQEKAEEELFTRAPVTKREKYIEKQMKNKLHGLEGLTDGFDLGMNMLFDGDKDDGGGSSEPRGKGAGRRKHQKGGKKRKRH